A region of the Variovorax sp. 54 genome:
CTGGTTTGAGCACAACGAACAGCAACGTGAGCAGTCTCTCGACTTCCACGTCGTCGGGTCTGAGCACGGCTGCCAGCGGTATCGACAGTCTGTCGACGGGCTTGAGCACGACGAACAGCAACGTGAGCAGCCTTTCGACGTCCACGTCGAGTGGTTTGAGTACGACCAACAGCCGCGTTGATAGCCTGTCGACGTCTACGTCGTCTGGCCTCAGCACGGCTACCAGCGGCATTGACAGCCTCTCGACGGGTCTGAGCACGACGAACAGCAACGTGAGCAGCTTGTCGACATCGACATCGTCGGGTCTGAGCACCACCAACAGCCGTGTCGACAGCCTCTCGACTTCCACGTCGTCGGGCTTGAGCACTGCGACCAGCAGCATTGACAGCCTCTCGACGGGTCTGAGCACCACGAACAGCAACGTGAGCAGCCTGTCGACCTCCACGTCGAGCGGCCTGAGCACCGCCACGAGCAGCATCAGCAGCTTGTCGACGTCCGTTTCGTCTGGTTTGAGCACCACGAACAGCAACGTCAGCAGCCTGTCGACGTCCACGTCGTCTGGCCTGAGTACGGCTACCAGCGGCATTGACAGCCTCTCGACCGGCCTGAGCACGACCAACAGCAACCTGGACAGCCTCTCGACCTCGACATCGTCTGGCCTGAGCACGGCCACGAGCAGCATCGGCAGTCTGTCGACATCTGTCTCGTCCGGCCTGAGCACGACGAATAGCAATGTCAGCAGCCTCTCGACCTCCACGTCGTCGGGTCTGAGCACGGCTGCCAGTGGTATCGACAGTCTGTCGACGGGGCTGAGTACGACGAACAGCAACGTGAGCAGCCTGTCGACGTCTACGTCGTCGGGCCTCAGCACGGCTGCCAGCAGCATTGACAGCCTTTCGACGGGTCTGAGCACGACGAACAGCAATGTGAGCAGCTTGTCGACCTCGACCTCGTCCGGTCTGAGCACTGCCACGAGCAGCATCGGCAGCCTGTCGACATCCGTCTCGTCTGGCCTGAGCACGACGAACAGCAACGTGAGCAGTCTCTCGACTTCCACGTCGTCCGGTCTGAGCACGGCTGCCAGCGGTATCGACAGTCTGTCGACGGGCTTGAGCACGACGAACAGCAACGTGAGCAGCCTTTCGACCTCCACGTCGAGCGGTCTGAGCACTGCTACGAGCAGCATTGACAGCTTGTCGACGGGGCTCAGCACCGCAACCAGCGGCATCTCCAGTCTGTCCACCGGCTTGAGCACCACCAACAGCAATGTGAGCAGCCTGTCGACCTCCACGTCGAGCGGTCTGAGCACTGCTACCAGCGGCATCTCCAGCCTGTCCACGGGCCTGAGCACGACGAACAGCAATGTCAGCAGCCTGTCGACCTCCACGTCGTCCGGACTGAGCACTGCTACGAGCGGCATCGACAGCCTGTCGACGGGTCTCAGCACTGCTACCAGCGGCATCTCCAGTCTGTCGACCGGTCTGAGCACGACCAACAGCAACGTCAACAGTCTGTCGACCTCCACGTCGTCGGGTCTCAGCACGGCAACGAGCGGCATCTCGAGCCTGTCGACGGGCCTGAGCACCGCCACCAGCGGCATCTCGAGCCTGTCCACAGGCCTGAGCACAACGAACAGCAACGTGAGCAGCCTGTCGACCTCGACGTCGTCGGGTCTCAGTACGGCGACTAGCAGCATCGACAGCCTGTCGACTGGCCTGAGCACGACGAACAGCAACGTGAGCAGCTTGTCGACTTCGACGTCGTCTGGGTTGAGCACCGCCACGAGCAGCATCGGCAGCCTGTCGACGTCTGTTTCGTCCGGTCTGAGCACAACGAACAGCAACGTGAGCAGCCTGTCGACCTCGACGTCGTCGGGTCTCAGTACGGCTACCAGCGGTATCGACAGTCTGTCGACTGGCCTGAGCACCACGAATAGCAACGTGAGCAGCTTGTCGACTTCGACGTCGTCTGGGTTGAGCACTGCCACGAGCAGCATCGGCAGCCTGTCGACGTCTGTTTCGTCCGGTCTGAGCACCGCGAACAGCAACGTGAGTAGCCTGTCGACCTCGACGTCGAGCGGCCTGAGCACCGCTACCAGCAGCATTGAGAGCTTGTCGACGGGCCTGAGCACAACGAACAGCAACGTCAGCAGCCTGTCGACGTCCACGTCGTCTGGCCTAAGTACGGCTACCAGCGGCATTGACAGCCTCTCGACGGGTCTGAGCACGACGAACAGCAATGTGAGCAGCTTGTCGACCTCGACCTCGTCCGGTCTGAGCACGGCCACGAGCGGCATCAACAGCCTGTCGACCGGCCTGAGCACGACCAACAGCAACCTGGACAGCCTCTCGACCTCGACATCGTCTGGCCTGAGCACGGCCACGAGCAGCATCGGCAGTCTGTCGACATCGGTCTCGTCCGGCCTGAGCACGACGAACAGCAACGTCAGCAGCCTGTCGACCTCCACGTCGAGCGGTCTGAGCACTGCTACGAGCAGCATCGACAGCCTGTCGGCCGGCCTGAGCACCACCAACAGCAACGTCAGCAGCCTGTCGACGTCCACGTCGTCTGGTTTGAGCACCGCCACGAGCAGCATTGACAGCTTGTCGACGGGGCTCAGCACTGCGACCAGCGGCATCTCCAGTCTGTCGACCGGTCTGAGCACGACGAACAGCAATGTGAGCAGCTTGTCGACGTCCACGTCGAGCGGCCTGAGCACGGCTACGAGCAGCATCGACAGTCTGTCGACCGGCTTGAGCACAGCGACCAGCGGCATCTCCAGTCTGTCCACAGGTCTGAGCACCACCAACAGCAACGTCAGCAGTCTGTCGACGTCCACGTCGAGTGGCCTGAGCACGGCGACGAGCAGCATCGACAGCTTGTCGACGGGTCTGAGCACTGCGACCAGTGGCATCTCCAGCCTGTCCTCGGGCCTGAGCACCACGAACAGCAATGTCAGCAGCTTGTCGACCTCGACGTCGTCGGGCTTGAGCACTGCCACGAGCAGCATCGGCAGCCTGTCGACGGGCCTGAGCACGGCGACCAGCGGCATCTCCAGTCTGTCCACAGGTCTGAGCACCACCAACAGCAACGTCAGCAGCCTGTCGACCTCGACGTCGTCCGGTCTGAGCACGGCCACGAGCGGCATCGACAGCCTGTCGACGGGGCTCAGCACGACGACCAGCGGCATCTCCAGTCTGTCCACGGGCCTGAGCACAACGAACAGCAACGTGAGCAGCCTGTCGACGTCCACGTCGTCTGGTCTGAGCACGGCCACGAGCAGCATCGACAGCCTGTCGACGGGGCTCAGCACGACGACCAGCGGCATCTCCAGTCTGTCCACAGGTCTGAGCACCACCAACAGCAACGTCAGCAGTCTGTCGACGTCCACGTCGAGTGGCCTGAGCACGGCGACGAGCAGCATCGACAGCTTGTCGACGGGTCTGAGCACTGCGACCAGTGGCATCTCCAGCCTGTCCTCGGGCCTGAGCACCACGAACAGCAATGTCAGCAGCTTGTCGACTTCGACGTCGTCGGGCTTGAGCACTGCCACGAGCGGCATCGACAGCCTGTCGACGGGGCTCAGCACGACGACCAGCGGCATCTCCAGTCTGTCCACGGGCCTGAGCACAACGAACAGCAACGTGAGCAGCCTGTCGACCTCGACGTCGTCCGGCCTGAGCACGGCGACCAGCAGCATCGACAGCCTGTCGACTGGCCTGAGCACCACGAACAGCAATGTGGGCAGCTTGTCGACCTCGACATCGTCGGGTCTGAGCACCACCAACAGCCGTGTCGACAGCCTCTCGACTTCCACGTCGTCGGGCTTGAGCACTGCGACCAGCAGCATTGACAGCCTCTCGACGGGTCTGAGCACCACGAACAGCAATGTGAGCAGCCTGTCGACCTCCACGTCGAGCGGTCTGAGCACCGCCACGAGCAGCATCAGCAGCTTGTCGACGTCCGTTTCGTCTGGTTTGAGCACCACGAACAGCAACGTGAGCAGTCTCTCGACTTCCACTTCGTCGGGTCTGAGCACGGCTGCCAGCGGTATCGACAGTCTGTCGACGGGCTTGAGCACGACGAACAGCAACGTCAGCAGCCTGTCGACGTCCACGTCGTCTGGCCTGAGTACGGCTACCAGCGGCATTGACAGCCTCTCGACGGGTCTGAGCACGACCAACAGCAATGTGAGCAGCCTGTCGACGTCCACGTCGAGCGGCTTGAGCACGGCGACCAGCGGCATCTCCAGTCTGTCCACAAGTCTGAGCACCACCAACAGCAACGTCAGCAGTCTGTCGACGTCCACGTCGAGCGGCCTGAGCACGGCCACGAGCAGCATCGACAGCCTGTCGACTGGCTTGAGCACGGCAACCAGCGGTATCTCCAGCCTGTCCACCGGCCTGAGCACGACGAACAGCAACGTCAGCAGCCTTTCGACCTCCACGTCGAGCGGTCTGAGCACTGCTACGAGCAGCATCGACAGCTTGTCGACTGGCTTGAGCACGGCAACCAGTGGTATCTCCAGCCTGTCCACGGGCCTGAGCACGACGAACAGCAACGTCAGCAGCCTCTCGACCTCGACGTCGTCCGGTCTGAGCACGGCGACCAGTGGCATCTCGAGCCTGTCCACTGGCTTGAGCACCACCAACAGCAACGTCAGCAGTCTGTCGACGTCCACGTCGAGTGGCCTGAGCACGGCCACGAGCAGCATCGACAGCTTGTCGACTGGTTTGAGCACCGCAACCAGCGGCATCTCCAGTCTGTCGACCGGTCTGAGCACGACCAACAGCAACGTCAGCAGCCTGTCGACTTCGACGTCGAGCGGCCTGAGCACGGCGACCAGTGGCATCTCGAGCCTGTCTACGGGCCTGAGCACGACGAACAGCAACGTCAGCAGCCTGTCGACCTCGACGTCGAGCGGTCTGAGCACGGCCACGAGCAGCATCGACAGCCTGTCGACGGGTCTCAGCACCGCAACCAGCGGCATCTCGAGCCTGTCCACTGGCTTGAGCACCACGAACAGCAATGTGAGCAGCCTGTCGACTTCGACGTCGAGTGGCTTGAGCACGGCCACGAGCAGCATCGACAGCTTGTCGACTGGTCTGAGCACCGCAACCAGCGGCATCTCCAGTCTGTCGACCGGTCTGAGCACGACCAACAGCAACGTCAGCAGCCTGTCGACTTCGACGTCGAGCGGCCTGAGCACGGCGACCAGTGGCATCTCGAGCCTGTCTACGGGCCTGAGCACGACGAACAGCAACGTCAGCAGCCTGTCGACCTCGACGTCGAGCGGTCTGAGCACGGCCACGAGCAGCATCGACAGCCTGTCGACGGGTCTCAGCACCGCAACCAGCGGCATCTCGAGCCTGTCCACTGGCTTGAGCACCACGAACAGCAATGTGAGCAGCCTGTCGACTTCGACGTCGAGTGGCTTGAGCACGGCTACCAGCAGCATTGACAGCTTGTCGACTGGTCTGAGCACTGCGACCAGCGGCATCTCCAGCCTGTCCACGGGCCTGAGCACGACGAACAGCAACGTGAGCAGCCTGTCGACCTCCACGTCGAGCGGTCTGAGCACTGCCACGAGCGGCATCTCCAGCCTGTCCACAGGCCTGAGCACGACGAACAGCAATGTCAGCAGCCTGTCGACCTCGACGTCGTCCGGTCTGAGCACGGCCACGAGCAGCATCGACAGCCTGTCGACGGGTCTGAGCACTGCGACCAGCGGCATCTCCAGTCTGTCCACCGGTTTGAGCACCACGAACAGCAATGTGAGCAGCCTGTCGACTTCGACGTCGAGTGGCTTGAGCACGGCTACCAGCAGCATTGACAGCTTGTCGACTGGTCTGAGCACTGCGACCAGTGGCATCTCCAGCCTGTCCACAGGCCTGAGCACCACGAACAGCAACGTGAGCAGCCTCTCGACGTCCACGTCGAGCGGCCTCAGCACCACCACGAGCAGCATCGGCAGCTTGTCGACCGGTTTGAGCACCGCCACCAGCGGCATCTCGAGCCTGTCCACTGGCCTGAGCACCGCCACCAGCGGCATCTCCAGCCTGTCGACCGGCCTGAGCACCACCAACAGCAACGTCGGCAGCCTCTCGACCTCCACGTCGTCCGGCCTCAGCACCGCCACGAGCAGCATCGACAGCCTGTCCACCGGCCTCAGCACCACGAACAGCAACGTCGACAGCCTCTCGACCTCGACCTCGTCGGGCCTGAGCACCGCCACCAGCAGCATCGACAGCCTGTCGACAGGCCTGAGCACGACGAACAGCAACGTCAACAGTCTGTCCACCTCGTTCTCGTCGGGACTGAGCACCGCCAACAGCGGCATCTTCAGCCTGTCGACGGGCCTGAGCACGACGAACAGCAACCTGGGCAGCCTGTCGTCCTCGACCTCGACCGGCCTGAGCACTGCGAACAGCGGCATCGGCAGCCTGTCGTCGGGCCTGAGCACCGCCAACAGCGGTATCGGCAGCCTGTCGACCGGCCTGAGCACCGCCAACAGCGGCATCGGCAGCCTGTCGTCCGGCCTGAGCACGACCAACAGCAACGTCGGCAGCCTGTCTTCGGGCCTGAGCACGACGAACAGCAACCTGAACAGCCTTTCGACCTCCACGTCGACCGGCCTGAGCACGGTCACGAGCAGCGTCAACAGCCTGTCCAGCTCGGTGTCCACGGGTCTGAGCACGGTGAACAGCAGCGTCGACAGCCTGTCGACCGGGCTGAGCACGACGAACAGCAACGTGGGCAGCCTGTCGTCGGGCTTGAGCACGACGAACAGCAACGTCAGCAGTCTGTCGACCGGCCTGAGCACGACGAACAGCAACGTGAGCAGCCTGTCCACGGGCCTGAGCACGACCAACAGCAACGTCAACAGCCTGTCGACCGGCCTGAGCAGCACCAACAGCAACCTGGACAGCCTGTCCACCAGCGTGGGCGGCGCGGCCAGCGGCATCGCCAGCCTGTCGACCTCGACGTCGACCGGCCTGAGCACCGCCACGAGCAGCATCAGCAGCCTGAGCACGACGGTCAACACGATCAACGACAAGGGCACGAAGTACTTCCACGCCAACTCGACCAACACCGACTCCAAGGCCAGCGGCCAGGAAGCGGTGGCGATCGGGCCGCGTTCCGAGGCCAGCGGCGCCAACTCCTTCGCCGCCGGCAACGGCGCGAAGGCCACGGCCGACGGTGCGGTGGCAGTGGGCTTCGGGGCGCAGGCCACGGGCACGAACGCCATCGCCATCGGCACCGGGGCACTGGCCACGGGCTCGCAGGCGATCGGCGCCAACTCCCGTGCGGGCGGCGGCGGTGTGGCCCTGGGCGACAAGGCCGATGCCGGCGGCACGCCGCTGAGCAAGGCGCAGAACGTGGCGCAAGGCACGGCCATCGGCTGGGGCGCGGTGGTGCAGCAGACCGGCGGCGTGGCATTGGGTGCGAACTCGGTGGCCTCGACGGCGGCGGGCGTGGCCGGCTACGTGCCGGGCAGCGCGAACGCGGAGCAGGCCGCGGCCATCCGGGCCACGACCGGCACGCAGGGCGCTGTGTCGGTGGGCGATGCAGCCAGCGGCCAGTTCCGCCAGATCACTGGGGTGGCAGCCGGTACGGCCGACAGCGACGCGACCAACGTGGCGCAGCTGAAGGCGGCCTCGGCGGCGTCGAAGGCCAGCAGCGTGCAGTACGCCACCAACCCCGACGGGTCGGTGAACTACAACCAGATCACGCTGGGCGCCGGCGAAGCGGCAGGCGGCACGCGCATCAGCAACGTGGCGCCAGGCGTGCTGCCAGGCGATGCGGTCAACCTGGGCCAGCTGCAGCAGGTGCAAAAGCAGGTGGGCGACGTGGCGCGCATCGCCTACTCGGGCTCGGCGATGGCCTTCGCGATGTCGGGCACGTACCTGCCTACGCTCTACCCGGGCGAGAAGACCGTCGGCATCGGCTTCGGTTCGTACCAGGGCTACAGCGCCGTGGCACTGACCTTCAAGGCCCTGTCGGACGACGGCAAGATCTCCTGGGGGGCGGGCCTGAGCACCACCGGCAAGGAGTGGGGCGTGAACGCGGGCATCGGCTGGAAGTGGAAGTAAAAAGCCGCTAGGCCGACGCCCCCGACCCCGGTGGCTCCCGCGCCCTGCGCGCGGGAGCCATTGTTTTTTTGGTACACACTTCGCCCATGCGCATCGGAATTTCAGTCCTCTCCCACGCGGGGCAGAACATCTGGGAAAACGGCATGGGACAGAACGTCCTGTTCCTGGCCCGGCTGCTGCAACGCATCGAATTTGTCGAGTCCGTCACGCTCATCGACGCGGGCGACCAGCAGGCCATGCCGCCGCAGGTCGACCTGTCGGCGATGGGCCTCACGCTGGGCCGCGCCCGCGAGCTGACCGACGCGCTCGACGTGGTCATCGAAATGGCCGGCGCCCTCGACCTGCAGTGGCTGTCGTACTTCCGCGCCTGCGGCGGTCGCGTGGCCTTCCACGGTGTGGGGCAGCCTTTCGTGGCGCTGGCCGAGCCGATCGTCTTTGCCGACAAGGGGCACTTCGGCGCCACCGACCGCTGCGACGAGATCTGGCTGCTGCCCAAGGACGCGGGCTTTGCGCCGATGATGCGCACGCTGCACCGCTGCCCGGTGCACGAGGTGCCGTACCTCTGGTCGCCGCAGTTCCTGGCGCAGCGCGTCGACGAGGTGCTGGCGCAGGGCTTCCGTTTCGGCTACCAGCCGCGCACGGCGGAGCAACCGGGTTTTCGGGTGGCGATCTTCGAGCCGAACATCTCGGTGGTGAAGTCGTGCAGCATCCCGATGCTGATCACCGACGAGGCCTACCGCGCCAACGCGGAGCACGTGGCGGCAATGCACGTGCTCAACACGCTGCACCTGAAAGACCACCCGACGATGCTCTACCTGGCGAACTCGCTGGACATCGTGCGCCAGCACAAGGCCACCTTCCACGGGCGACACGACTTCGCGGGCTTCATGGTGCAGCACGCCGACGCGGTGGTGTCGCACCAGTGGCAGAACGACCAGAACTACAGCTACCTCGACGCGCTGTACGGCAACTACCCGCTGGTGCACAACTCGCCCTGGCTGCGCGACGCCGGCTACTACTACCCCGACTTCGACATCGCCGTCGGCGCCGAGCAACTGGCCGCGGCCGTGCGCGGCCACGACGCGCAGCTCGATGACTACCGCGCGCGCAGCCAGCGCGTGTTCGACGCGATCGATCCGATGCACCCTGCCAACATCGACGGTTACGCGCAGCGGCTGCTGCACCTGGTCGGTGGTGACCCGGCGTTCCGTGCTGGCAACGCGAAGGTGGCGGCATGAGCGACGTGCAGAACCACACCGCAGGCCCGCGCGCGGCCGCTTCACCGACCCGCCTGAAGGTCGGCGTTTCCATCTTCATCCGCAAGGGCGAGCAGAGCCTGTGGGAGAACGGCGTCTACCAGAACTGCCTGTTCCTCGTGATGCTGCTGCTGCGCTCGCCCTGCGTCGAGCGCACGGTGCTGGTGGCGGGCGGCGGCGACGGCGGTCCGGCCGACGCCACCAACTTCCTGGCCGATTCGCCGGTGCCGATCATCGACATGGCCACCGCCGCGCAGGAGCTCGACCTCATGATCGAGATGAGCGCGCAGCTCGGGCGTGACTGGTCGGTGGCGTTCCGCGAGCGCGGCGGAAAAATCGTGTCGATGCGCGTGGGCAACGACTACGTGATCGACATCGAACGGATGATCTTCAACAAGCCGCATGGCATGCTGGTCAGCGGCGCGCCGTACGACGAGGTCTGGACGCTGCCCGAGTACGAAACCTCCTGCAAGCCGTACTTCGCGAGCACCTTCCGCGCACCCACCAAGCTCATGCCGCACCTGTGGAGCCCGATGGTGGTCGAGAAGGCGATGGCGCGCGGCGCCGAGGGCAAGCGCTTTGCCTACGAGCCGGGGCGCAAGCAATGGCGCGTGGCCATCTTCGAGCCCAACATCTGCATGGTGAAGACCAGCTTCATCCCGATGCTGGGCTGCGAGTCGGCGCACCGCGCGCAGCCGCGCCTCATCGAGAAGATGTGGGTCTACAACAGCTTCCACCTGAAGGACAAGCCGAACTTCGTCGCCTTCGCCCAGAGCCTCGATCTCGTGCGGCACGGCCTGGCGACTTTCGAAGGGCGCTTTCCGCTATACCAGGTGCTGCCGGGCGCGATCGACGCGGTCTTTGCGCACCATTGGGAGAACGCGCAGAACTACCTCTACTACGAGGCGCTGTACGGCGGCTGGCCGCTCATCCACAACTCGCACCTGATCGGCGACTGCGGCTACCGCTACCACGGCTTCGACTGCGAGGAGGGCGGGCAGGCGCTGCGGCGCGCGTTCGCCGAGCACGACGCCAACCTGCCGGCCTACCGCGAGCGCGC
Encoded here:
- a CDS encoding DUF2827 domain-containing protein — translated: MRIGISVLSHAGQNIWENGMGQNVLFLARLLQRIEFVESVTLIDAGDQQAMPPQVDLSAMGLTLGRARELTDALDVVIEMAGALDLQWLSYFRACGGRVAFHGVGQPFVALAEPIVFADKGHFGATDRCDEIWLLPKDAGFAPMMRTLHRCPVHEVPYLWSPQFLAQRVDEVLAQGFRFGYQPRTAEQPGFRVAIFEPNISVVKSCSIPMLITDEAYRANAEHVAAMHVLNTLHLKDHPTMLYLANSLDIVRQHKATFHGRHDFAGFMVQHADAVVSHQWQNDQNYSYLDALYGNYPLVHNSPWLRDAGYYYPDFDIAVGAEQLAAAVRGHDAQLDDYRARSQRVFDAIDPMHPANIDGYAQRLLHLVGGDPAFRAGNAKVAA
- a CDS encoding DUF2827 domain-containing protein; translated protein: MSDVQNHTAGPRAAASPTRLKVGVSIFIRKGEQSLWENGVYQNCLFLVMLLLRSPCVERTVLVAGGGDGGPADATNFLADSPVPIIDMATAAQELDLMIEMSAQLGRDWSVAFRERGGKIVSMRVGNDYVIDIERMIFNKPHGMLVSGAPYDEVWTLPEYETSCKPYFASTFRAPTKLMPHLWSPMVVEKAMARGAEGKRFAYEPGRKQWRVAIFEPNICMVKTSFIPMLGCESAHRAQPRLIEKMWVYNSFHLKDKPNFVAFAQSLDLVRHGLATFEGRFPLYQVLPGAIDAVFAHHWENAQNYLYYEALYGGWPLIHNSHLIGDCGYRYHGFDCEEGGQALRRAFAEHDANLPAYRERARALIAKLDPEGEENVRLYSAAIESLYA